In Stieleria varia, one genomic interval encodes:
- a CDS encoding PVC-type heme-binding CxxCH protein, which translates to MKRTSLFLALCLICLVKQAESAKPPNVVLILTDNHGAWTLGCYGNPEIRTPNIDRLASEGTLFTRAFASNPVCSPTRATMLTGLIPSQHGVHSFLRAGTLQTGPNARCTLDEFTSLPEILKAAGYNCGLVGKWHLGANESPQEGLDDYWITMPHGGTSTFYGAQVIENGKLRTEPEYLTDFWTRHAVRFIEQQAAEPEQPFFLFLAYNGPYALSRLLLRDGQNRHAEFYAQQPLLSFPRGKPHPWQLNNLDFINNPTSIRRVATEVSGVDDGVGEIMRTLAAKGLDKDTVVVFAADQGWVGGHGGFFGMGDHTRPLTARDGMMQIPYIWRHPGKITAGSRVDQMTANYDFVPTMLGYLGLQAHMPLRPTLPGCDLSRILTAEQSTDHQATNDDAVYYEFENLRCIRTESHKYVHRHPNGPHELYDLVADPDEFTNLVNVTQHTGLRDELKRRMDRFYDQHASPKYDLWNGGISQAHLHDGIDEELAQLTSVNPPPLPSGFQPAPIELPEGYSARLVAGPPLVTHPTMGCLDDQGRLYVCNNAGVNMTNDELEAHLPNAIHRLVDSDDDGTFDSFTVFADKMTFPMGGVWHDGSLYVASPPNIWKLTDTDDDGVADERKILVSQFGYNGNAASIHGCFFGPDGRLYWTDGYHGHEFTDESGQVVSSREGSYLFSCKTDGTDRRIHCGGGMDNPVEIDFTDSGDMLGTVNILYTRPRVDCLVHWLHGGTYPHRERVLKEVQVTGDLLGPAHRFGHVAVSGITRYRSGVMDHSMTDDLFVTFFNSGKVVRLSMQPEGSTYRVTQHEFLHSPSREFHPTDVIEDADGSLLVIDTGGWFYRGCPTSQFAKPDLLGGIYRISRDGMTRMVDPRGRRIDWTSLSVAELIKLFNDTRHSVRQQAVDHCVSRGRDAVQPLETALKRADIRIRTHAIWALTRLGEANVLRNAAAAALHVGLRDSDAAIRQAACYGLGRVGGGSDDGRDGEVLVSMLSDPVAAVRRQAATSLGMIGNAAHVAHLLESLSHDEMDRSEEHAIVYALLEIGRSEPMKSALSQIRSSESVHSRLIRGLLVACDQMPDVTLQFSDVMMGLNSDDEETVRQCVRITSGHPEWSAEVRRLLQTTLSNSSPQSEDPSTVDEVTLRSIEQAGVLMAAFISQPNVAELAGEILQQNDVAPAAERVVLAAIRQAGPSEPHASWLEPLRERLISRLESEVGETIVTVKSMRGNHFAEELQQIATNEKFALPIRVEAMSAIATDGSRLDDVILNRLIEIIELNVSPRATQLAAQAIADARLSSGQMQQVTPLLTSVSPAELRVLLRVYARGVDEPTAVGFIDAIDGAQAKWSLAESELSDVVKKFPPATLQRANALLDQLKSHRQQRLARLEALRGRLELGDPLRGASVFVGEKAKCSSCHRIAEIGKAVGPDLTTIGANRSADDLLESIVFPSASIVRDYGTYQVLTHSGRVLTGLLVGETASSIQVQIASGETVTLMLTEIEQITPSSVSTMPAGLDESLSEQELLDVVSYLLRQK; encoded by the coding sequence ATGAAACGCACGTCATTGTTTCTGGCTTTGTGTCTGATCTGTCTGGTCAAGCAGGCCGAGTCCGCAAAGCCACCCAACGTGGTACTGATCCTGACCGACAATCATGGTGCGTGGACGCTGGGTTGTTACGGCAACCCAGAGATTCGAACGCCGAACATCGATCGTTTGGCCAGCGAAGGCACTTTGTTCACACGCGCGTTTGCATCCAATCCAGTGTGCTCACCGACTCGGGCGACGATGCTGACCGGCTTGATCCCCTCTCAACACGGAGTGCATTCCTTTTTGCGTGCGGGCACCTTGCAAACCGGCCCCAACGCAAGATGCACGCTCGACGAGTTCACTTCGTTGCCAGAGATCCTGAAGGCAGCGGGTTACAACTGTGGATTGGTCGGCAAATGGCACTTGGGCGCGAACGAGTCACCGCAGGAAGGTCTTGATGACTATTGGATCACGATGCCGCATGGGGGCACGAGCACTTTTTATGGTGCGCAGGTCATCGAGAACGGCAAGCTGCGAACTGAGCCGGAATATTTGACCGATTTTTGGACGCGACATGCAGTACGGTTCATCGAGCAGCAGGCAGCCGAGCCAGAGCAGCCGTTCTTTTTGTTTCTCGCTTACAACGGACCCTACGCGCTGAGTCGGTTGCTGTTGCGAGATGGCCAGAATCGTCATGCAGAGTTTTATGCCCAGCAGCCATTACTTTCATTTCCGCGAGGTAAGCCGCATCCTTGGCAGCTCAATAATCTGGATTTCATCAACAACCCGACATCCATTCGACGCGTGGCGACGGAAGTCAGCGGAGTCGACGACGGCGTGGGCGAAATCATGCGGACACTCGCGGCCAAGGGTTTGGACAAAGACACCGTCGTTGTGTTTGCAGCCGATCAAGGTTGGGTGGGCGGTCATGGCGGCTTCTTTGGCATGGGCGACCACACTCGGCCGTTGACGGCCCGCGACGGCATGATGCAGATACCGTACATCTGGCGTCATCCGGGCAAGATCACTGCGGGCTCGCGAGTCGATCAGATGACGGCGAACTATGACTTTGTCCCCACGATGCTGGGATACTTGGGTTTGCAGGCGCACATGCCGTTGCGGCCAACGTTGCCCGGTTGTGATTTGTCACGGATCCTGACGGCAGAACAGAGCACCGATCATCAAGCCACGAACGACGATGCGGTCTACTACGAATTCGAAAACCTGAGGTGCATTCGTACGGAGTCTCACAAGTACGTGCATCGGCATCCCAATGGGCCGCATGAGTTGTACGACCTCGTTGCTGATCCGGATGAGTTCACCAATTTGGTCAACGTGACACAGCACACGGGACTGAGGGACGAACTCAAACGTCGGATGGATCGTTTCTATGATCAACATGCGTCGCCCAAATATGACTTGTGGAACGGCGGCATCTCGCAAGCACACTTGCACGATGGGATCGACGAAGAACTGGCGCAGTTGACCTCGGTGAACCCACCGCCGTTGCCCAGCGGATTTCAACCCGCCCCGATCGAGTTGCCCGAGGGCTATTCGGCGCGGTTGGTCGCGGGGCCGCCGTTGGTGACTCATCCCACGATGGGTTGCCTTGACGATCAAGGACGCTTGTACGTCTGTAACAACGCCGGCGTGAACATGACCAACGACGAGTTGGAGGCTCATCTGCCCAACGCGATTCATCGGCTGGTGGATTCGGATGACGACGGAACGTTTGATTCGTTCACTGTGTTCGCCGACAAGATGACTTTTCCCATGGGCGGCGTGTGGCACGACGGTTCGCTGTACGTGGCTTCGCCGCCAAACATTTGGAAACTGACCGATACGGATGACGATGGCGTTGCCGACGAGCGAAAGATTCTGGTTTCTCAGTTCGGTTACAACGGCAATGCGGCCAGCATTCACGGGTGTTTCTTCGGTCCCGACGGGCGGCTTTACTGGACCGACGGCTACCACGGACACGAGTTCACCGACGAGTCGGGGCAGGTGGTCAGCAGCCGCGAAGGTTCCTATCTGTTTTCCTGCAAGACCGATGGTACCGATCGTAGGATTCACTGCGGCGGTGGCATGGACAATCCGGTTGAGATTGACTTCACCGACTCCGGAGACATGCTGGGGACCGTCAACATTCTGTACACGCGGCCTCGCGTGGATTGCCTGGTGCATTGGCTGCACGGAGGGACATATCCGCATCGCGAACGTGTCTTGAAAGAAGTCCAGGTGACGGGGGATCTGTTGGGGCCTGCTCATCGATTCGGCCATGTCGCCGTTTCGGGAATCACCCGTTATCGCAGCGGCGTGATGGACCACTCCATGACGGATGACTTGTTCGTGACGTTTTTTAACAGCGGCAAAGTCGTCCGGCTGTCGATGCAGCCTGAGGGTTCGACGTACCGTGTGACGCAACATGAGTTCTTGCATTCACCCAGCCGTGAGTTTCATCCCACCGATGTGATCGAGGACGCCGATGGCAGCTTGTTGGTGATTGATACCGGAGGCTGGTTTTATCGCGGCTGTCCGACGTCTCAGTTTGCCAAGCCCGATTTGCTGGGAGGAATCTATCGGATCAGCCGTGACGGCATGACACGCATGGTCGATCCGCGAGGCCGGCGAATCGATTGGACAAGCCTATCCGTCGCCGAGCTGATCAAGCTTTTCAACGACACGCGTCACAGCGTACGCCAACAAGCCGTCGATCATTGTGTCTCGCGTGGTCGCGATGCAGTCCAACCGCTGGAAACGGCGTTGAAGCGTGCAGACATTCGAATCCGCACCCATGCGATTTGGGCATTGACGCGTTTGGGTGAAGCGAACGTGTTGCGAAACGCGGCCGCTGCGGCACTGCATGTCGGTCTGCGGGATAGCGATGCAGCGATCCGTCAGGCTGCTTGCTATGGGCTGGGGCGTGTCGGAGGTGGCAGTGACGACGGTCGAGACGGCGAAGTGCTCGTTTCGATGTTGAGCGATCCTGTCGCGGCGGTTCGTCGGCAAGCGGCGACCTCGTTGGGGATGATCGGAAACGCCGCGCATGTCGCTCACCTGCTGGAATCACTTTCACACGACGAGATGGATCGCAGCGAAGAACACGCTATCGTTTATGCGTTGTTGGAGATCGGGCGGTCCGAGCCAATGAAATCGGCCTTGAGCCAAATACGGTCATCGGAATCGGTCCACTCTCGTTTGATTCGTGGTTTGTTGGTCGCATGCGATCAGATGCCGGACGTTACGTTGCAGTTCAGTGATGTGATGATGGGTCTGAATTCAGACGACGAGGAAACGGTGCGGCAGTGCGTTCGGATCACGAGCGGGCACCCTGAGTGGTCCGCGGAAGTCCGACGGTTACTGCAAACGACACTGTCGAATAGCTCGCCCCAGAGCGAGGATCCGTCAACGGTTGATGAGGTGACGTTGCGGTCGATCGAACAAGCCGGGGTGCTGATGGCGGCATTCATTTCCCAGCCGAACGTCGCAGAACTGGCGGGCGAAATCCTACAACAGAATGATGTTGCGCCGGCCGCTGAACGTGTCGTACTTGCCGCGATCCGGCAGGCCGGCCCAAGCGAGCCGCATGCGAGCTGGCTGGAGCCGTTGCGTGAGCGACTGATCAGCCGTTTGGAGTCCGAAGTGGGCGAAACGATCGTGACCGTCAAGTCCATGCGTGGGAATCACTTCGCTGAGGAGTTGCAACAGATCGCTACGAATGAAAAGTTCGCTTTGCCGATTCGCGTGGAAGCCATGTCGGCGATCGCGACGGATGGCAGTCGTTTGGACGATGTAATCCTGAACCGATTGATAGAGATCATTGAACTCAATGTCTCGCCCCGGGCGACTCAATTGGCGGCGCAAGCGATCGCCGATGCGAGACTGTCGTCCGGTCAAATGCAGCAGGTCACACCGCTTTTGACCAGCGTTTCACCGGCCGAGTTGCGAGTGTTGTTGCGCGTGTATGCGCGTGGGGTGGACGAGCCGACGGCGGTGGGTTTCATCGACGCGATTGATGGTGCACAGGCGAAGTGGTCGTTGGCGGAAAGTGAGCTTTCGGATGTCGTTAAGAAATTTCCCCCGGCAACACTCCAGCGCGCCAACGCATTGTTGGACCAACTGAAATCACATCGTCAACAGCGTCTGGCGCGACTGGAGGCACTGCGCGGTCGTTTGGAACTGGGGGATCCTCTGCGAGGCGCCAGTGTCTTTGTCGGGGAGAAAGCAAAGTGCAGTTCGTGCCACCGGATCGCGGAGATCGGCAAGGCCGTCGGTCCGGACTTGACCACGATCGGAGCCAATCGCTCGGCCGACGATTTGCTGGAATCGATCGTGTTCCCGTCGGCCAGCATCGTGCGAGACTATGGAACCTATCAGGTCTTGACCCACAGCGGTCGAGTATTGACCGGGCTTTTGGTTGGCGAGACCGCCTCATCGATCCAGGTTCAGATCGCCAGTGGCGAGACTGTGACATTGATGCTCACTGAGATCGAGCAGATCACGCCGAGTTCCGTGTCGACGATGCCGGCGGGGTTGGACGAGTCGCTCAGCGAACAGGAGTTACTGGACGTGGTGAGCTATTTGCTGCGTCAGAAGTGA